Proteins from a single region of Pseudomonas sp. 10S4:
- a CDS encoding Hcp family type VI secretion system effector — translation MATPAYMSVTGEKQGLITAGAFTADSVGNTYQEGHEDQVMVQAFSHDVIIPRDPQSGQPTGQRVHKPVVITKVYDKASPLLQAALTSGERMSEIVIQWYRTSAQGTQEHYYTTKLEDAIIVAINNKMHNCQDPSNSHFTHLEEVQFTYRKITWTHEVSGTSGSDDWRQPVA, via the coding sequence ATGGCTACACCAGCGTACATGTCCGTTACTGGCGAAAAACAAGGTCTGATCACTGCCGGCGCATTCACCGCCGACTCGGTTGGCAACACCTACCAAGAAGGTCACGAAGACCAAGTCATGGTTCAGGCTTTCAGCCACGACGTGATCATCCCGCGTGACCCGCAATCCGGCCAACCAACCGGTCAGCGCGTTCACAAGCCAGTGGTGATCACCAAGGTCTACGACAAGGCTTCGCCACTGCTGCAAGCAGCTCTGACTTCCGGCGAGCGAATGAGCGAAATCGTTATCCAGTGGTACCGCACTTCGGCCCAAGGGACCCAAGAGCACTACTACACCACCAAACTGGAAGACGCGATCATCGTCGCCATCAACAACAAAATGCACAACTGCCAGGATCCGTCGAACTCCCACTTCACGCACCTGGAAGAAGTGCAATTCACCTACCGTAAAATCACCTGGACCCACGAAGTATCCGGTACTTCGGGTTCCGATGACTGGCGTCAACCAGTCGCTTAA
- a CDS encoding type VI secretion system Vgr family protein, giving the protein MRQRDLKFTFSVLSGQMEFEVVEFTLEEALCEPFRLTIELASRNPNIDFGKVLDQPSLLTIWQGGTAVRHVHGLVSSFTQRKTGFRRTRYRAVVEPQLARLALSSNWRIFQQKNVPDIIKSVLSEHGILDYQQHINSEHLQREYCTQVGDTDLYLFDRLSSEEGLFYFFKCNESTHTLIQGDKLYVQERIQGAPVLYTTEPAADATQPVLYAFSYTENVRTAEQTQRDYTFKRPTFDQQQNFAGDDLQHQTPNYERYDYPGRYKATSAGKPFTQNRLLGHRGDARIAVVEGDDPRLIPGFSFQLTGHPREDFNRWWRSLRITHKGIQHASQEEESAGADIGVSYDFIAEIVSEETEWRTPPRPKPIVDGPQIATVTGPDGEEIYTDEFGRVKVQFPWDREGKNNEFSSCWVRVAQNWAGADWGHMAIPRIGQEVIVDYLDGDCDQPIITGRTYRATNMPPYQLPNHKILSTIKSKEYKGTRANELRIDDTTKQISAALMSDHGSTALHLGYLTHPRPSGGEPRGEGFELRTDEHGALRAAKGLLLSTEEQMNASGGHLNRASVVQVLEAALKLAKDLGDYAQDNQGVGHDKAPQKTLSDAVRDLGNGANDESGKSNGGNPAIAVSGEAGIAAASPKSITVAAGEHIDTIAQQNQQQTSGQKFVLNAGTDLGMFAHSGEMRQITHQGPMLLQAQKNNIRLEADQSVEVSASNQHVLVSAKEHITLMCGGAYITIKGGNIELGMPGNLIVKAAKHSLLGATSLEAELPKFKVGDTQRRFMLKQIDGTSAMPNMPYKITLSNGEVVEGVTDAQGATQLLQKDAMSIANVAMLKPPSPQPRVPRQAVRGLLPVLPVPMMRRRKLCSSLNSRMTKVDPRRTTSR; this is encoded by the coding sequence ATGCGTCAAAGGGATTTGAAGTTCACGTTTTCCGTGTTGTCAGGGCAGATGGAGTTCGAGGTCGTAGAGTTCACGCTGGAGGAGGCCCTCTGTGAGCCTTTTCGACTCACGATCGAGTTGGCCAGCCGCAACCCGAACATTGATTTCGGCAAGGTGCTCGATCAGCCCTCATTGCTCACGATCTGGCAAGGCGGCACGGCTGTGCGTCATGTCCACGGGCTTGTGTCCAGTTTCACTCAACGTAAAACCGGCTTCCGCCGGACACGTTATCGGGCGGTGGTCGAACCGCAACTCGCCCGACTAGCCTTGAGTTCCAACTGGCGTATTTTTCAGCAGAAAAACGTGCCGGACATCATCAAGTCCGTGTTGAGTGAGCACGGCATCCTCGACTATCAACAACACATCAACAGCGAACATTTGCAGCGCGAATACTGTACGCAGGTCGGCGACACTGACTTGTACCTGTTCGATCGGCTGTCCAGTGAAGAAGGCTTGTTCTATTTCTTCAAATGCAACGAAAGCACTCACACGCTGATCCAGGGCGACAAACTCTATGTGCAGGAGCGTATTCAAGGCGCTCCGGTGCTCTACACCACTGAACCAGCAGCGGATGCCACGCAGCCCGTGCTCTATGCGTTCAGTTACACCGAGAACGTCCGCACGGCCGAGCAGACCCAACGCGATTACACCTTCAAGCGCCCGACCTTCGACCAGCAGCAGAACTTCGCCGGCGATGACTTGCAACATCAGACGCCTAACTACGAACGCTACGACTATCCGGGCCGCTACAAGGCCACCTCTGCCGGTAAACCCTTCACCCAGAATCGCTTACTGGGGCACCGTGGCGACGCGCGAATCGCCGTAGTCGAAGGCGACGATCCGCGCCTGATCCCGGGCTTCTCTTTCCAGCTCACCGGCCACCCCCGGGAAGATTTCAATCGCTGGTGGCGCTCGCTGAGGATCACTCACAAGGGCATCCAGCACGCCAGTCAGGAAGAAGAGTCCGCCGGTGCCGATATCGGCGTGAGTTATGACTTTATCGCCGAGATCGTTTCCGAAGAAACCGAATGGCGTACCCCGCCACGCCCCAAACCAATTGTTGACGGACCACAGATTGCGACGGTGACCGGGCCGGACGGGGAAGAGATTTACACGGATGAATTTGGCCGGGTAAAGGTCCAGTTCCCATGGGACAGGGAGGGTAAGAACAACGAATTCAGTTCCTGCTGGGTGCGCGTGGCGCAGAACTGGGCGGGCGCGGACTGGGGCCATATGGCGATCCCGCGCATTGGCCAGGAGGTCATCGTCGATTACCTCGACGGCGATTGCGATCAGCCGATCATCACCGGCCGCACGTACCGGGCGACGAACATGCCGCCTTACCAACTGCCCAATCACAAAATTCTCAGCACCATCAAAAGCAAGGAATACAAGGGCACTCGGGCCAACGAACTGCGCATTGATGACACCACCAAGCAGATCAGTGCCGCGTTGATGAGTGATCACGGCAGCACCGCATTGCATCTGGGTTACCTGACGCATCCACGGCCGAGCGGCGGTGAACCGCGCGGCGAAGGTTTTGAGTTGCGCACCGATGAACACGGCGCGTTGCGAGCAGCCAAAGGCCTGCTGCTGAGTACCGAGGAGCAAATGAACGCCAGCGGCGGTCACCTCAATCGCGCCTCTGTCGTACAGGTACTGGAAGCGGCGTTGAAGCTAGCCAAGGATTTGGGCGATTACGCCCAGGACAACCAGGGTGTAGGCCATGACAAGGCGCCGCAGAAGACGCTCAGCGATGCGGTTCGCGACCTGGGCAACGGCGCGAATGACGAATCGGGCAAGAGCAATGGTGGCAATCCGGCGATTGCCGTGAGCGGTGAAGCCGGTATTGCTGCGGCGTCGCCCAAGAGCATCACGGTGGCGGCGGGTGAGCACATCGACACCATTGCCCAGCAGAATCAGCAACAGACCTCGGGGCAGAAGTTTGTGCTCAATGCCGGGACCGACCTGGGGATGTTTGCCCACAGCGGCGAAATGCGCCAGATCACCCATCAGGGCCCGATGCTGTTGCAGGCGCAGAAAAACAACATCCGCCTGGAAGCGGATCAGAGTGTGGAAGTCAGCGCGAGCAACCAGCATGTGCTGGTGTCGGCCAAAGAGCACATCACTCTGATGTGTGGCGGGGCCTACATCACCATCAAGGGCGGCAATATCGAACTGGGCATGCCCGGCAACCTGATCGTCAAAGCGGCCAAACACAGCCTGCTCGGCGCCACTAGCCTGGAAGCGGAACTGCCCAAATTCAAAGTCGGCGATACCCAGCGACGCTTTATGCTCAAGCAGATTGACGGGACGTCGGCGATGCCCAACATGCCGTACAAAATCACCCTGTCCAATGGCGAAGTGGTCGAAGGAGTGACCGATGCTCAGGGCGCCACGCAGTTGTTGCAGAAAGATGCGATGAGCATTGCCAATGTGGCCATGCTCAAGCCGCCCTCCCCGCAGCCGCGGGTGCCGCGGCAGGCGGTGCGGGGGCTGCTGCCAGTGTTGCCAGTGCCGATGATGAGGCGGAGGAAATTGTGCAGTTCTTTGAATTCAAGGATGACAAAGGTGGACCCGCGCCGCACCACTTCAAGGTGA
- a CDS encoding type VI lipase adapter Tla3 domain-containing protein: MRHLLAYLSISGLLLTSPLAQAAEHPLTASRCFASPATSVTAYTSSAKEAATMPVDARYRAPTTSPRLETLDVLSIGMSLDVFRQGQTWQTLQEQNAKQSEALHVGSILPMDPKKYPITADDKDMAYEKREEDALELGLRDFLEKWPIPTITVVRGWNPKTPNLRFTPERTQESLSVMVNDMRGPAGLHWHRIRNLQDGIVCSDTPEDLLESLFQIFERNPDLPAMLVYVNEGINMAAALLSKDVSLKSLGAGSGPRQPGELTDSMVALVVGRPERVEWLRYYAQFAKVNENKIDPAFTGWGWRKPAVEFQPSEFLPQPWTQRAFEQWDALPVLAKLHRPVTVSLQRPDTGERLKREALTVKLAEGWKNATDGLTPKPSRVFFDGGLNTTPLAELLPALRAANSPLDLLESRESYDLTQRLGDTGAASPFVGIALATMASYLNADTSVVMPMRRQDQATIITVTSPTPGKKPAGNDHFGVTLMPQTASTEEAPPAPPAPLAPKVSVVQQDHTLEEFLADLKPNSNWVDEL; encoded by the coding sequence ATGCGCCACCTCCTTGCGTACTTGTCCATTTCCGGCCTTTTGCTGACCAGCCCTCTGGCTCAGGCGGCTGAACATCCACTGACGGCTAGCCGTTGCTTTGCCAGCCCGGCCACGTCCGTGACTGCCTATACCTCGTCGGCCAAGGAGGCCGCCACCATGCCTGTTGATGCTCGTTACCGCGCCCCAACCACATCGCCCCGTCTGGAAACTCTGGATGTGCTCAGCATCGGAATGAGCCTCGACGTATTCCGCCAAGGGCAGACCTGGCAAACCTTGCAAGAACAGAATGCAAAACAGTCAGAAGCCTTGCACGTTGGCAGCATCCTGCCCATGGACCCGAAGAAGTACCCGATAACTGCGGATGACAAGGACATGGCCTATGAAAAAAGGGAGGAGGACGCCTTGGAGTTGGGATTACGGGACTTCCTGGAAAAGTGGCCGATCCCCACTATCACCGTGGTTCGTGGCTGGAATCCCAAAACACCGAACCTGCGCTTTACGCCTGAAAGAACCCAAGAAAGCTTGTCTGTAATGGTCAACGACATGCGAGGACCTGCGGGGCTGCATTGGCATCGCATTCGTAATTTGCAGGACGGCATCGTTTGTAGTGATACCCCCGAAGATTTACTGGAATCGCTGTTCCAGATATTCGAGCGTAATCCCGACCTTCCTGCGATGTTGGTATACGTAAATGAAGGCATCAATATGGCGGCGGCATTATTGAGCAAGGATGTTTCTTTGAAGTCACTTGGGGCGGGATCGGGCCCTCGACAACCTGGCGAACTTACCGACTCGATGGTTGCCTTGGTCGTCGGCCGCCCCGAACGCGTTGAATGGCTGCGTTACTACGCCCAGTTCGCCAAGGTCAACGAGAACAAGATCGATCCTGCGTTCACCGGTTGGGGCTGGCGCAAACCTGCGGTGGAGTTCCAGCCGTCGGAGTTTCTTCCTCAACCTTGGACCCAACGTGCTTTCGAGCAGTGGGATGCGCTGCCGGTGCTGGCCAAGTTGCACCGGCCGGTGACGGTGTCACTGCAACGACCGGATACTGGCGAGCGCCTGAAGCGCGAGGCTTTGACCGTCAAACTGGCCGAAGGCTGGAAAAACGCCACGGATGGACTCACTCCGAAACCGTCCCGAGTGTTCTTCGATGGCGGCCTGAACACCACGCCGCTGGCCGAACTGTTGCCGGCCCTCAGAGCGGCCAACAGCCCGCTCGACTTGCTGGAGTCGCGGGAAAGCTACGACCTCACACAGCGTCTCGGCGATACCGGCGCGGCCTCGCCCTTTGTCGGAATTGCGTTGGCAACCATGGCCAGCTACCTGAATGCCGACACCAGCGTGGTCATGCCGATGCGCCGCCAGGACCAAGCAACGATCATTACCGTGACCTCACCAACGCCTGGTAAGAAGCCTGCTGGCAATGATCATTTCGGTGTCACGTTGATGCCGCAAACTGCCAGCACTGAGGAGGCGCCTCCCGCACCTCCAGCTCCGTTGGCACCCAAAGTG